A stretch of Odocoileus virginianus isolate 20LAN1187 ecotype Illinois chromosome 31, Ovbor_1.2, whole genome shotgun sequence DNA encodes these proteins:
- the AQP3 gene encoding aquaporin-3 isoform X1, producing MGRQKELVNRCGEMLHIRYRLFRQALAECLGTLILVMFGCGSVAQVVLSRGTHGGFLTINLAFGFAVTLGILIAGQVSGAHLNPAVTFAMCFLAREPWIKLPVYTLAQTLGAFLGAGIIFGLYYDAIWAFADNQLFVSGPNGTAGIFATYPSGHLDMVNGFFDQFIGTASLIVCVLAIVDPYNNPVPRGLEAFTVGLVVLVIGTSMGFNSGYAVNPARDFGPRLFTAIAGWGSEVFTTGRHWWWVPIVSPLLGSIAGVFVYQLMIGCHLEPPPPSTDEENVKLSHVKHKEQM from the exons ATGGGTCGACAGAAGGAGCTGGTGAACCGCTGCGGGGAGATGCTGCACATCCGCTACCGGCTGTTTCGCCAGGCGCTGGCTGAGTGCTTGGGGACCCTCATCCTCGTG ATGTTTGGCTGTGGCTCTGTGGCCCAGGTCGTGCTCAGCCGGGGCACCCACGGTGGTTTCCTCACCATCAACCTGGCCTTTGGCTTCGCCGTCACCCTAGGCATCCTTATTGCTGGCCAGGTCTCTG GGGCCCACCTGAACCCTGCCGTGACCTTTGCGATGTGCTTCCTGGCGCGCGAGCCCTGGATCAAGCTACCTGTGTACACCTTGGCTCAGACTCTGGGAGCCTTCCTGGGCGCTGGCATTATCTTCGGGTTGTATTACG ATGCGATCTGGGCCTTTGCCGACAACCAGCTTTTTGTTTCGGGCCCCAATGGCACAGCTGGCATCTTTGCCACCTACCCCTCTGGACACTTGGACATGGTCAATGGCTTCTTCGACCAG TTCATTGGCACGGCCTCCCTCATCGTGTGTGTGCTGGCCATTGTGGACCCGTACAACAACCCTGTCCCCCGAGGCCTGGAGGCCTTCACCGTGGGCCTGGTGGTCTTGGTCATTGGCACCTCCATGGGCTTCAACTCTGGCTACGCTGTCAACCCCGCCCGGGACTTCGGCCCCCGCCTTTTCACCGCCATCGCCGGCTGGGGCTCGGAAGTCTTCAC GACGGGCCGCCACTGGTGGTGGGTGCCCATTGTCTCTCCGCTCCTGGGTTCCATCGCGGGTGTCTTCGTGTACCAGCTCATGATCGGCTGCCACCTGGAGCCGCCCCCACCCTCCACCGACGAGGAGAATGTGAAGTTATCCCACGTGAAGCACAAGGAGCAGATGTGA
- the AQP3 gene encoding aquaporin-3 isoform X2 — protein sequence MGRQKELVNRCGEMLHIRYRLFRQALAECLGTLILVMFGCGSVAQVVLSRGTHGGFLTINLAFGFAVTLGILIAGQVSGAHLNPAVTFAMCFLAREPWIKLPVYTLAQTLGAFLGAGIIFGLYYDAIWAFADNQLFVSGPNGTAGIFATYPSGHLDMVNGFFDQDGPPLVVGAHCLSAPGFHRGCLRVPAHDRLPPGAAPTLHRRGECEVIPREAQGADVNGRGHPRVLS from the exons ATGGGTCGACAGAAGGAGCTGGTGAACCGCTGCGGGGAGATGCTGCACATCCGCTACCGGCTGTTTCGCCAGGCGCTGGCTGAGTGCTTGGGGACCCTCATCCTCGTG ATGTTTGGCTGTGGCTCTGTGGCCCAGGTCGTGCTCAGCCGGGGCACCCACGGTGGTTTCCTCACCATCAACCTGGCCTTTGGCTTCGCCGTCACCCTAGGCATCCTTATTGCTGGCCAGGTCTCTG GGGCCCACCTGAACCCTGCCGTGACCTTTGCGATGTGCTTCCTGGCGCGCGAGCCCTGGATCAAGCTACCTGTGTACACCTTGGCTCAGACTCTGGGAGCCTTCCTGGGCGCTGGCATTATCTTCGGGTTGTATTACG ATGCGATCTGGGCCTTTGCCGACAACCAGCTTTTTGTTTCGGGCCCCAATGGCACAGCTGGCATCTTTGCCACCTACCCCTCTGGACACTTGGACATGGTCAATGGCTTCTTCGACCAG GACGGGCCGCCACTGGTGGTGGGTGCCCATTGTCTCTCCGCTCCTGGGTTCCATCGCGGGTGTCTTCGTGTACCAGCTCATGATCGGCTGCCACCTGGAGCCGCCCCCACCCTCCACCGACGAGGAGAATGTGAAGTTATCCCACGTGAAGCACAAGGAGCAGATGTGAATGGGCGGGGGCACCCCCGTGTCCTCTCATGA